In Carnobacterium sp. CP1, the following are encoded in one genomic region:
- a CDS encoding DUF1273 domain-containing protein has translation MTNLLISGYRSFELGVFKDDDPKVAVIKKCLKEEIRSYIEEGVQWFLTSGQFGVEQWAVEVINELKEEYPEIKQGLLFPFLEFGSNWNEQNQAKLMQLKKQVDFVEAVSHQPYKDPSQLKNHQAFMLGHTQGALLVYDLENEGKTKWLYQAILKKQEKGEYECRLIDFDQLQNTVLEEE, from the coding sequence ATAACAAATTTATTAATTAGCGGTTACCGTTCGTTTGAACTTGGGGTTTTTAAAGATGATGATCCTAAAGTAGCTGTTATAAAAAAATGTTTAAAAGAAGAAATTCGTTCTTACATTGAAGAAGGCGTCCAATGGTTTCTAACAAGTGGGCAATTCGGTGTTGAACAATGGGCAGTAGAAGTCATTAATGAACTAAAAGAAGAATACCCAGAAATTAAACAGGGCTTGCTGTTTCCTTTTCTTGAATTTGGTTCTAACTGGAACGAGCAGAACCAAGCGAAATTGATGCAGTTGAAAAAACAAGTTGATTTTGTTGAAGCTGTTTCACATCAGCCGTACAAGGATCCTTCACAGTTAAAAAATCATCAAGCTTTTATGTTAGGACACACACAAGGGGCTTTATTGGTTTATGATCTTGAAAATGAAGGCAAAACAAAATGGCTCTATCAGGCGATTTTGAAAAAGCAAGAAAAAGGTGAGTATGAGTGTCGTCTGATTGATTTTGATCAACTGCAGAATACTGTTTTAGAAGAGGAATAA
- the gpsB gene encoding cell division regulator GpsB, whose amino-acid sequence MAERTLTTKDILQKEFKTSMRGYNPAEVDEYLDDVIRDYESYNKELTQLKAENERLLSKVDELTKQASLSKPTYSSAQPNNTVTNFDILKRLSNLERHVFGSKLDETEENL is encoded by the coding sequence ATGGCAGAGAGAACGTTAACAACAAAAGATATTTTACAAAAAGAATTTAAAACAAGTATGCGTGGATACAATCCTGCAGAAGTAGACGAATACTTAGATGATGTGATTCGCGATTATGAGTCATACAATAAAGAGCTTACCCAATTAAAGGCTGAAAATGAACGGTTATTAAGTAAAGTAGATGAACTAACGAAACAAGCTTCGTTATCTAAACCAACTTATTCATCAGCTCAGCCTAATAATACGGTAACAAATTTTGATATCTTAAAACGTTTATCCAATCTAGAACGACATGTATTTGGTTCAAAATTAGATGAAACGGAAGAAAACCTGTAA